A stretch of Campylobacter showae DNA encodes these proteins:
- a CDS encoding DUF2920 family protein has translation MWQNGTVVKKTYKIHSCDDTELNIKRESLLEFNLCFDTKKPITSIVFIIPGYGGDADSNYREHLAQFVASEFSVAVVGVNYHCIGDRPQTGATIFFDDLDRSILKKECARCGIELLENLSVIDTQTLLDIDNLIDARKRDKTAPQDLSLKLSISLQPTKNEYQNFGIMQAQDLINALLFVKANTPFECTTDINDLPVVMIGSSHGGYLSHMAAKIAPWLIDGVIDNSSYALAHWPFIGFGKEIDYMKYYSGYTSECYHNIELYLFDKTHWTLDKASPAYFSKSRKYIREILMPQHLKVQSGYKKQIYTSYHYAYDDFYAPASEKQRLYDELKNLGYDATLNIIENGSQLDGKFIKTLTHGLDMSIKTLISKELPPMLAKITARPKQPCEDKSISYVSDDLEYKFFEANDKINLEIKEQNLPQQNHDNK, from the coding sequence ATATGGCAAAACGGCACAGTAGTTAAAAAAACGTATAAAATCCACTCCTGCGACGATACCGAGCTTAATATAAAGCGCGAAAGCCTGCTAGAGTTTAACCTTTGCTTTGATACCAAAAAGCCGATCACATCAATAGTTTTTATAATCCCCGGCTACGGAGGAGACGCAGACAGCAACTACCGCGAGCACTTAGCGCAGTTTGTCGCGAGCGAATTTAGCGTAGCCGTAGTAGGCGTAAACTACCACTGTATCGGCGATAGACCGCAAACAGGAGCGACGATATTTTTTGACGATTTAGATAGATCGATATTAAAAAAAGAATGCGCCAGGTGCGGCATAGAGCTCCTGGAAAATTTAAGCGTAATCGATACGCAAACCCTACTTGATATCGACAATCTAATAGATGCAAGAAAACGCGATAAGACAGCACCTCAAGACTTGTCGCTTAAACTATCAATTTCTCTTCAACCGACTAAAAACGAATATCAAAATTTCGGCATTATGCAGGCGCAGGATTTGATCAATGCGCTACTTTTCGTAAAAGCCAACACTCCTTTTGAGTGCACAACCGACATAAACGACCTACCAGTTGTCATGATCGGCAGCTCGCACGGAGGCTATCTATCGCATATGGCCGCCAAAATCGCCCCATGGCTCATAGACGGCGTCATAGATAATAGTAGCTACGCGCTAGCGCACTGGCCTTTTATCGGCTTTGGCAAAGAGATAGATTACATGAAATATTACAGCGGTTACACCAGCGAATGCTATCACAATATCGAGCTTTATTTATTCGACAAGACGCATTGGACGCTAGACAAGGCTTCGCCGGCTTATTTTTCCAAGTCGAGGAAATATATAAGAGAAATTCTAATGCCGCAACACCTCAAAGTCCAAAGCGGCTATAAAAAGCAAATTTACACGAGCTATCATTACGCTTATGACGATTTTTACGCTCCGGCTAGCGAAAAACAACGACTCTACGACGAACTAAAAAATTTAGGCTACGACGCTACTCTAAATATAATAGAAAATGGAAGTCAGCTTGACGGTAAATTTATCAAAACGCTAACGCACGGTTTAGATATGTCGATAAAAACGCTAATCTCAAAAGAGCTTCCGCCGATGCTGGCTAAAATCACAGCTCGACCGAAACAGCCTTGCGAGGATAAAAGCATAAGTTACGTTTCAGACGATTTAGAGTATAAATTTTTTGAAGCGAACGACAAGATAAATTTAGAGATAAAAGAACAAAATCTACCGCAGCAAAATCATGATAATAAATAA
- the serC gene encoding 3-phosphoserine/phosphohydroxythreonine transaminase, whose amino-acid sequence MNRKLNFSAGPSALPLSVLERAQNELTDYQGKGFSIMEISHRSKIFEEVHYGAMAKARELYGIGEEYDVLFLQGGAHLQFAMIPLNLAAKGVAQYADTGVWTSKAIKEAANVGIAYEVVASSKETSYDRIPEVKFSDDAAYGYVCTNNTIYGTQYRELPRSKAPLVVDASSDFFSRPVDFTDVGLLYGGAQKNAGPSGVTVVIIRKDMLERACMDRTPTMLRYDTHASAASLYNTPPTFGIYLLNLTLGWVQEQGGLAGVNRINEQKAALLYGAIDGSGGFYKGHAQKDSRSLMNVSFTIANRELEAAFISESENAGMLGLKGHRHVGGIRASIYNAVSIENVRTLAEFMKEFARKNG is encoded by the coding sequence GGCTCTGCCTCTTAGCGTGCTGGAGCGCGCGCAAAACGAGCTCACCGACTATCAGGGCAAGGGCTTTTCGATAATGGAAATCAGCCACCGAAGCAAGATTTTTGAAGAGGTGCACTACGGCGCGATGGCAAAGGCGCGCGAGTTATACGGTATCGGCGAAGAGTATGACGTGCTATTTTTGCAAGGCGGCGCGCATTTGCAGTTTGCGATGATACCGCTAAATTTAGCCGCCAAAGGCGTCGCGCAGTACGCCGATACGGGCGTCTGGACGAGCAAGGCGATCAAAGAGGCCGCAAACGTGGGCATCGCTTACGAAGTGGTCGCTAGCAGCAAAGAGACCTCCTACGACCGCATCCCTGAGGTTAAATTTAGTGATGACGCCGCATACGGCTACGTCTGCACGAACAACACCATCTACGGCACGCAGTATCGCGAGCTGCCTCGCTCCAAAGCTCCGCTAGTCGTCGATGCGTCAAGCGATTTTTTCTCGCGTCCGGTTGATTTCACGGACGTTGGGCTGCTCTACGGCGGCGCGCAGAAAAATGCCGGCCCAAGCGGCGTAACCGTCGTCATCATCCGCAAGGACATGCTCGAGCGAGCCTGCATGGATCGCACTCCGACGATGCTTCGCTACGACACGCACGCGTCGGCCGCGTCGCTATACAACACGCCTCCGACATTTGGCATATATCTGCTAAATTTGACGCTGGGCTGGGTGCAGGAGCAGGGCGGCTTGGCGGGCGTAAACCGGATCAACGAGCAAAAGGCGGCGCTGCTTTACGGCGCGATCGATGGTTCTGGCGGCTTTTACAAGGGTCACGCGCAAAAAGATAGCCGCTCGCTGATGAACGTTAGCTTTACCATCGCAAACCGCGAGCTAGAGGCGGCCTTTATCTCCGAGTCAGAAAATGCTGGCATGCTGGGCCTAAAAGGACACCGTCACGTAGGCGGTATCAGGGCCTCTATCTACAACGCCGTGAGTATCGAAAACGTGCGAACCTTGGCTGAGTTTATGAAAGAATTTGCTAGGAAAAACGGGTAA
- a CDS encoding YceD family protein, whose amino-acid sequence MKISFAKIANNQMPFELNSDGVNFNGDLKRINQNLVSCKGKIAGEIAHNCDRCGEDINLKLDEDVNLILSDGIYKGKEENLDDVVEFFDGFVNLEEVLTSEIEAFKSDYFYCDKCKNL is encoded by the coding sequence TTGAAAATATCTTTCGCCAAAATCGCAAATAACCAAATGCCGTTCGAGCTAAACTCGGACGGGGTAAATTTTAACGGCGATCTAAAAAGAATAAATCAAAATTTAGTTAGCTGTAAAGGCAAAATCGCAGGCGAGATAGCTCACAACTGCGACCGATGCGGCGAAGATATAAATTTAAAGCTTGATGAAGACGTAAATTTGATATTAAGCGACGGAATTTATAAAGGTAAAGAAGAAAATCTCGACGATGTAGTAGAGTTTTTCGACGGTTTTGTAAATTTAGAAGAAGTATTAACAAGCGAAATAGAAGCTTTTAAGAGCGATTATTTTTATTGTGATAAATGTAAAAATCTATAA
- a CDS encoding DUF2920 family protein, with amino-acid sequence MIINKTYEIPSCDDVELGLKRDSLLEFKLCYDDEKPARALVFIVPGLGGDANENYREHLAQFVASEFEVAVASVNYHCIGSRPQTGAKYFLNDLDKIILKNKCSKIGIEIPNDISYGELSVLDAYLGNIKSSGGLPSDFKLEISVTLQPTKNEYQNFGVMQAQDVINAALFIKADPPFKSATDINELPVVLVGSSHGAYINALAAKFAPWLVDGLIDNSSYAKLNWELIGLGKEADYLKFREYSTDIYFKNIKIYVFTKTMWTLLDKSSPRYFSQAREDIRNALDAAHLKIQSEYPKPIYVGYHCAVSDHCAPPEEKVRLYEELQKLGFDATLHMIKDESELDGRFLKKLTHGLEMSIKLLIAKELPPMLEKIASREKQICKNKSIAYRSDELEYKFSEANGKINLEIKR; translated from the coding sequence ATGATAATAAATAAAACATACGAGATCCCATCCTGCGACGATGTAGAGCTTGGCCTAAAGCGAGATTCGCTACTTGAGTTTAAGCTCTGCTACGACGATGAAAAGCCGGCTAGAGCCCTAGTTTTCATAGTGCCTGGGCTTGGCGGCGACGCGAACGAAAACTATAGAGAGCATTTAGCGCAGTTCGTAGCGAGCGAATTTGAGGTAGCGGTAGCTAGCGTAAACTACCACTGTATCGGCAGCAGACCGCAGACGGGGGCGAAGTATTTTTTAAACGATTTAGACAAAATAATCCTTAAAAACAAATGCTCTAAAATCGGTATAGAAATCCCAAACGATATCAGCTACGGCGAACTTTCGGTGCTAGATGCCTATCTGGGCAATATAAAATCAAGCGGCGGTTTGCCGAGCGATTTTAAATTAGAAATATCCGTCACGTTGCAACCGACCAAAAACGAATATCAAAATTTCGGCGTTATGCAGGCCCAAGACGTGATAAATGCAGCGCTTTTTATCAAGGCAGATCCGCCGTTTAAATCCGCGACCGATATAAACGAGCTGCCAGTTGTCCTAGTCGGCAGTTCGCACGGCGCATACATAAACGCCTTAGCGGCCAAATTTGCGCCGTGGCTCGTGGACGGCCTCATCGACAACAGTAGCTACGCGAAGCTAAACTGGGAGCTCATAGGCCTAGGTAAAGAGGCGGATTATCTCAAATTTCGCGAATACTCGACCGATATATATTTTAAAAATATCAAAATTTACGTCTTTACCAAAACGATGTGGACGCTACTGGATAAATCCTCGCCTCGATATTTCTCGCAAGCGCGCGAAGATATACGAAACGCCCTAGACGCCGCGCACCTAAAAATCCAAAGCGAGTATCCAAAGCCTATCTACGTCGGCTACCACTGCGCCGTAAGCGACCACTGCGCGCCGCCCGAGGAGAAAGTACGGCTCTACGAGGAACTGCAAAAACTCGGCTTTGACGCGACCTTGCATATGATAAAAGACGAGAGCGAGCTTGACGGTAGGTTTCTCAAAAAGTTAACGCACGGCCTAGAGATGTCTATCAAGCTTTTGATCGCCAAGGAGCTTCCGCCGATGTTAGAAAAGATAGCCTCCCGCGAAAAGCAAATTTGCAAAAACAAAAGCATAGCCTATCGCTCGGACGAGCTGGAATATAAATTTTCAGAGGCAAACGGTAAGATAAATTTGGAGATAAAAAGATAA
- the plsX gene encoding phosphate acyltransferase PlsX: MTSICIDAMGGDFGPQPIIGGVIEALKEVKFEAVLVGDTKILESLVPQNLKQYVKFIQADEVVSMSDGATDALKRKESSIFKAIELLKNKQTMAVVSAGHSGATMSLATLRVGRLKNVSRPAIATLMPNVTGGNTLVLDVGANVDCRPEHLFQFAIMGEAYAKEILKIKSPKLGLLSNGEESSKGNEATKEAFEMISKLDSFVGNAEGNQVFDGSVDVVICDGFVGNILLKTSEGVADAITKIIKKHVKKSPVAIAGSLLMKKVFKTLKQQVDYDEYGGAPLLGVNGCVIISHGKSTPKAIKNAIFQALKFANSDINKVIEDELSHFAK; encoded by the coding sequence ATGACGAGCATTTGCATTGACGCAATGGGCGGCGACTTCGGTCCGCAACCTATTATCGGCGGCGTGATCGAGGCTTTAAAAGAAGTAAAATTCGAAGCCGTTTTGGTAGGCGATACGAAAATTTTAGAAAGCCTCGTTCCGCAAAATTTAAAACAATACGTAAAATTTATTCAAGCCGACGAGGTCGTCTCTATGAGCGACGGCGCCACTGATGCGTTAAAGCGAAAAGAAAGTAGTATTTTTAAGGCTATCGAGCTACTTAAAAATAAACAAACTATGGCCGTAGTTTCGGCAGGACACAGCGGAGCTACGATGAGCCTTGCCACGCTTCGAGTCGGACGACTCAAAAACGTCTCTCGCCCGGCGATAGCGACGCTGATGCCAAACGTAACCGGCGGCAATACGCTAGTTTTGGACGTCGGCGCAAACGTAGACTGCAGGCCGGAGCATCTGTTTCAATTTGCTATAATGGGCGAAGCCTATGCAAAAGAAATTCTAAAAATAAAATCCCCTAAATTAGGGCTTCTTTCAAACGGCGAAGAGAGCAGTAAGGGCAACGAGGCGACGAAAGAAGCCTTTGAAATGATCTCAAAACTTGATAGCTTCGTAGGAAACGCCGAAGGAAATCAAGTCTTTGACGGAAGCGTCGATGTGGTAATTTGCGACGGTTTCGTCGGAAATATCCTACTAAAAACAAGCGAAGGCGTAGCCGACGCCATAACAAAAATCATCAAAAAACACGTTAAAAAATCCCCGGTCGCTATAGCCGGCTCACTTCTCATGAAAAAAGTTTTTAAAACTCTAAAACAGCAAGTTGATTACGACGAATATGGTGGCGCACCGCTACTTGGCGTGAACGGCTGCGTCATAATAAGCCACGGTAAAAGTACCCCAAAAGCTATCAAAAACGCGATATTTCAAGCTCTAAAATTCGCAAACTCCGATATAAATAAAGTCATCGAAGACGAGCTTTCGCACTTCGCAAAATGA
- the rpmF gene encoding 50S ribosomal protein L32 → MAVPKRRVSHTRAAKRRTHYKVTLPVPVKDKDGSWKMPHRVNKTTGEY, encoded by the coding sequence ATGGCAGTACCTAAACGAAGAGTAAGTCATACTCGCGCGGCAAAGAGAAGAACGCACTACAAAGTAACGCTTCCCGTTCCCGTAAAAGATAAAGACGGCTCATGGAAAATGCCTCACCGCGTAAATAAAACTACCGGAGAGTATTAA
- a CDS encoding beta-ketoacyl-ACP synthase III: MPKASLISIAAYAPPKILTNFDLEKMVETNDEWIVKRTGISQRRIAQGEDTSELGTKAAKIALERANLAAKDVDAVICATISPDHFCMPSTACKIAKNLGINTITAFDISAACTGFIYLLELAKSLIESGNKKNVLIIGAEKLSKIVDWTDRTTCILFGDGAGAAVVSANEENEIIDVHTAADGNYANLLITPGGEEKFIKMSGNEVFKIAVQTLTKDVVDILEKNQISSDKIDLFIPHQANLRIIEAVKQRLNFTNEQCVVTVGKYGNTSSASIPMAMNDAYEAGKLKKGDLLLLDAFGGGFTWGSALLKFGGETANNF; this comes from the coding sequence ATGCCAAAAGCCTCGCTAATATCCATAGCCGCATACGCTCCGCCTAAAATTTTAACAAATTTCGACCTTGAAAAAATGGTGGAAACCAACGACGAATGGATAGTTAAACGCACCGGCATCAGCCAAAGACGCATAGCGCAGGGCGAAGACACGAGCGAGCTTGGCACGAAAGCGGCAAAGATAGCGCTTGAAAGAGCAAATTTGGCGGCAAAAGATGTCGATGCGGTTATCTGTGCGACAATCTCGCCAGATCACTTTTGTATGCCTTCGACGGCGTGTAAAATCGCTAAAAATTTAGGCATAAATACCATTACGGCATTTGATATAAGCGCGGCATGCACCGGTTTTATTTATCTGCTTGAGCTTGCAAAATCACTAATTGAAAGCGGAAACAAAAAAAACGTATTGATAATCGGAGCCGAAAAACTAAGTAAGATTGTCGACTGGACGGACAGAACGACTTGCATACTATTTGGCGACGGAGCGGGTGCCGCGGTCGTAAGCGCTAACGAAGAAAACGAAATAATCGACGTTCACACCGCAGCCGACGGCAACTACGCGAACCTACTCATAACGCCAGGTGGCGAAGAGAAATTTATCAAGATGTCGGGCAACGAAGTCTTTAAAATCGCCGTCCAGACGCTAACCAAAGACGTCGTAGATATCCTGGAAAAAAATCAAATTTCAAGCGATAAAATCGATCTTTTTATACCTCATCAGGCAAATTTACGCATTATCGAGGCGGTCAAGCAGCGCTTAAATTTTACAAACGAGCAGTGCGTCGTAACCGTAGGAAAATACGGCAACACAAGCTCAGCCTCTATACCTATGGCGATGAATGACGCATACGAAGCGGGCAAGCTTAAAAAAGGCGATTTGCTTTTACTTGACGCATTTGGAGGCGGTTTTACTTGGGGTTCGGCTCTACTTAAATTTGGCGGCGAAACTGCAAATAATTTCTAA